From a region of the Neodiprion fabricii isolate iyNeoFabr1 chromosome 7, iyNeoFabr1.1, whole genome shotgun sequence genome:
- the LOC124186985 gene encoding dedicator of cytokinesis protein 1 isoform X7, translating to MWKRITSSPSCSFRCCEKESLDGTLRKILGQKDTNSQKGNGNSSNAVGGQGLWVSIKLLRGDTKQVREENPHLVLGNVAIARKMGFPEVILPGDVRNDLYLTLNSGEFSKGSKSTDKNVEVTIKVCNERGVAIPGVMTLGGGAPPIDEYRSVIYYHEDKPKWFETFKIAVPIDEFRHAHLKFTFKHRSSNEAKDRSEKPFALSYVKLMQRNGTTLQDIKHELLVYKLDHKKYEETDATYLKLPSTQGELEELNAEKKLTQGPFTLSSKDNFSISTNVCSTKLTQNVDLLGLLKWASRQTDLKESLTALMKVDGEEVVKFLQDVLDALFNILMRNSDSDEYDDMVFGCLLYIIGLVSDRKYQHFQPVLDLYISENFSATLAYKKLITVLRKRIDSATNNDGQERDLLLKTMKSLQYCLRFVVKSRLLFAELNQDEEEFSQSLTELLKSIIDLMSHETDGTLLVQGACLKYLPTTIPHILQVYNKKQLSNILTDLLVTLPPGRLTKQKMMTVNDIVHSPLFLSPECRAILLPTITILVRSLLEAKEEGLSGTPGKSVAKVARLLGENRHRLNQHRGYSEEVELCVKILSDILELTFRSDVGSTVSDVKEIMLTALRTVIQTVISMDRENPLVGNLVSVMLAIFRQMTEHHYDIYINQFGTPIDLLDFLMEILLVFKDLVSKSVFPSDWSEMIMLQNSIILKSLRFFSKTIRDYFFKNFEQQAWSNFFHCAIAFLTQPSLQLDTFSPTKRNRIVVRYKDMRRETAFEIRSMWFNLGQHKILFIPSLVGAILEMTLIPETELRIATIPIFFDMMQCEFYSSRITEGYGDTKRDPAHIKGNFSQYEDEMIAKLDILVEGGRGDEQFRVLWVQRMTALCKDHSTMREMGLRFVDIVARLMERLLQYRDIIHAESQEHRMLCTVNLLDFYSEINRKEMYIRYVNKLCELHLDCDNYTEAAYSLKLYSQLLDWSDQPLPPLLRSQRYDNRQTHRELKEALYYDIIDYFDKGKMWECALDVCKELAKQYEEETFDYSQMSVLLKRMASFYDSIVKQLRPEPEYFRVAYYGRGHPPFLQNKVFVYRGKEYERLSDFCSRILNQLPNAEQMNKLSPPGDDILESASQYVQINKVEPLMSEKKHRLSGKPVTAEAVLRHHRVNNVQRFRFSRPAPRRNSTITSSSTPSEKDAKDKDSGNNANEFASLWLERTVLVTSYPLPGILRWFPVTSSKTYLVSPLQNAIETMEATNKDLRDLIIQYRADSTLTLNPLSMKLNGVLDPAVMGGVDNYEKAFLNPEYRDSHADHSSELLKLESLIAEQIPLLGIGLELHKARAPTELGPFHQKLDQCFSAMRAHVEGKYGKRTCDLQIETMTQSVTMRRHQTLKGENHRLSEASVVSNDGGTRSRVCSLTKSQVPTLKSFTSFNFNNSSPNSGTTNVSLTRNTSIRSNILSSASLKALANSNSGLSKKKDTKRRSSRKSDSAVSHKTDQPTSQWYTMPDLAQTPPTSLPSSNSQSTITTVFELRQELTPKRPLRSEVEKERRMSNRWSGQSHQYLRNTGNGLDPSGLGKGNRDSVGTTDSTASEDDPPPPLPIKTREADYCNLPDDTLIRNNKSEITSNSNRQNSQRIRCKPPAPPEPIVNQSTPPTPPPKPKRPAHSIQTVVLSMMSTDISTTDDSSTA from the exons ATGTGGAAACGCATCACTTCATCCCCTTCTTGCA GTTTCAGATGCTGTGAGAAAGAGAGTCTAGATGGTACATTACGAAAAATCCTTGGGCAGAAAGATACGAACAGTCAGAAGGGCAACGGCAACAGCTCAAATGCTGTAGGCGGTCAGGGCCTTTGGGTTAGCATAAAACTTTTGAGAGGTGACACTAAGCAG GTGCGTGAAGAAAATCCACACTTGGTACTTGGAAACGTGGCAATTGCTCGTAAAATGGGATTTCCAGAAGTTATTTTGCCGGGTGACGTCAGGAATGATTTATATCTTACTTTGAATTCAGGCGAATTCAGTAAAGGATCCAAATCTACTGACAAAAATGTGGAAGTAACG ATAAAAGTCTGTAACGAACGAGGTGTAGCCATACCTGGTGTGATGACTTTGGGAGGAGGAGCCCCACCCATTGACGAGTATCGTAGCGTAATCTACTATCACGAAGACAAGCCAAAGTGGTTTGAAACGTTTAAAATCGCTGTACCCATAGATGAATTCAGACACGCTCACTTGAAGTTTACCTTCAAACATCGTAGTTCGAACGAAGCAAAAGACAGGTCAGAAAAGCCGTTTGCTCTGAGTTATGTAAAACTGATGCAGCGCAACGGCACTACTCTGCAAGACATTAAGCATGAGCTACTAGTCTATAAATTGGACCATAAAAAGTATGAAGAAACGGATGCGACTTATCTGAAATTACCATCGACGCAGGGAGAATTG GAAGAATTGAATGCCGAAAAGAAGCTGACGCAAGGGCCGTTCACCCTTAGTTCAAAGGATAACTTCTCAATCTCAACCAATGTTTGTTCCACTAAACTAACGCAAAATGTCGATCTACTTGGTTTACTAAAGTGGGCATCGCGGCAGACAGACTTGAAGGAGTCTCTTACCGCTTTGATGAAAGTTGATGGTGAAGAAGTTGTAAAGTTCTTACAG GATGTTTTAGATGCGCtgtttaatattttaatgagGAATTCGGACAGTGATGAGTACGACGACATGGTTTTTGGATGCCTGTTGTACATCATTGGGCTGGTTTCGGACAGAAAGTACCAGCACTTTCAACCAGTCCTTGACTTGtatatctctgaaaatttctcagcAACTTTAGCTTACAAAAAGTTAATCACAGTATTGCGCAAGCGCATAGATAGTGCGACTAATAATGACGGTCAAGAACGAGATTTATTGCTTAAAACTATGAAAAGCTTGCAATACTGTTTAAGATTTGTTGTTAAATCACGACTTTTATTTGCTGA GTTGAATCAAGACGAAGAAGAATTTTCTCAGTCATTGACGGAACTATTAAAATCAATAATCGATTTGATGAGTCACGAAACTGATGGAACACTCTTGGTCCAGGGTGCTTGTCTAAAGTATTTACCAACCACGATACCACACATTCTCCAAGTTTACAATAAAAAGCAGCTCAGCAATATATTGACTGATCTATTAGTCACCCTGCCACCCGGTAGACtgacgaaacaaaaaatgatgacGGTGAACGACATAGTTCACAGTCCGCTATTCTTGAGTCCCGAATGCAGAGCGATACTCCTGCCCACTATTACAATATTGGTCAGAAGTCTCTTAGAAGCGAAAGAAGAG GGACTGTCAGGCACGCCTGGAAAGAGCGTGGCGAAGGTAGCCAGGCTGCTCGGCGAGAACAGACATCGACTCAACCAGCACCGTGGCTACTCGGAAGAG GTGGAATTGTGCGTTAAGATCTTATCTGACATTCTCGAGTTGACATTTAGAAGCGACGTAGGCTCGACAGTCTCCGATGTGAAAGAAATAATGTTGACGGCGTTGAGAACTGTCATTCAAACGGTCATTTCAATGGACAGAGAAAATCCTCTCGTGGGAAATTTGGTATCCGTGATGCTGGCCATTTTCAG ACAAATGACCGAACATCACTACGACATTTACATCAATCAATTTGGGACTCCGATCGATCTTCTGGATTTTCTCATGGAGATTTTACTGGTGTTCAAAGATCTTGTATCGAAAAGTGTATTTCCTAGCGACTGGTCCGAAATGATTATGCTTCAGAATAGTATAATTCTGAAATCattgcgatttttttcgaaaacaatAAGAGATTATTTCTTCAAGAACTTTGAGCAACAAGCTTggtcaaacttttttcactgTGCGATTGCATTTCTTACGCAACCATCCCTTCAACTGGACACATTCAGTCCGACAAAACGCAATCGTATAGTTGTACGTTACAAAGACATGCGCAG GGAAACAGCGTTTGAAATTCGATCGATGTGGTTCAACCTGGGACAACACAAAATCCTATTTATTCCTTCATTGGTTGGAGCAATATTAGAGATGACGTTGATTCCCGAAACGGAATTACGAATAGCTACtattccaatatttttcgacaTGATGCAGTGCGAATTTTACAGTTCCCGAATAACCGAAGGTTACGGAGATACTAAACGTGATCCTGCGCATATAAAAGGAAATTTCTCGCAGTACGAAGACGAGATGATTGCAAAATTAGATATTTTG GTAGAAGGTGGTAGAGGTGACGAACAGTTTCGTGTACTTTGGGTACAAAGGATGACCGCTCTCTGCAAAGATCATTCGACAATGCGCGAAATGGGTTTGCGATTTGTTGATATTGTTGCTCGATTGATGGAAAGACTGTTGCAATACAGAGATATCATTCATGCAGAATCTCAGGAACATCGGATGCTTTGTACAGTCAACCTTTTAGACTTTTACTCTGAGATCAATCGGAAGGAAATGTACATCAG GTACGTGAATAAACTTTGCGAATTACATTTGGACTGCGACAACTATACAGAAGCTGCGTATTCCCTGAAACTCTACAGTCAGTTACTCGATTGGAGTGACCAACCTCTGCCGCCTTTGTTACGTTCTCAGAG GTATGATAATCGCCAGACGCATCGAGAATTGAAAGAAGCTCTCTATTACGATATTATTGACTATTTCGACAAAGGTAAAATGTGGGAGTGTGCTCTTGACGTCTGTAAAGAATTGGCAAAACAATACGAGGAAGAAACATTTGACTATTCCCAAATGTCAGTGTTATTGAAGAGAATGGCAAGCTTCTACGATTCCATTGTAAAACAGCTCAGACCGGAGCCGGAATACTTCAGAGTAGCTTATTATGGACGCGGTCATCCTCCATTTTTACAAAACAAG gTGTTTGTCTACCGTGGCAAGGAGTACGAACGGCTCAGCGATTTTTGTAGTAGAATTTTGAATCAACTGCCCAATGCCGAGCAAATGAACAAATTATCACCACCCGGCGACGACATACTGGAATCAGCTAGTCAATACGTTCAGATAAACAAAGTTGAACCTCtaatgagtgaaaaaaagcATCGTTTGAGTGGAAAACCAGTAACGGCTGAAGCGGTTCTTAG GCATCATCGAGTAAACAATGTTCAGCGGTTTCGATTCTCAAGACCAGCTCCGAGAAGAAATTCTACAATAACATCTTCGTCAACACCGTCAGAAAAAGATGCCAAAGATAAGGATAGCGGGAATAACGCTAACGAATTTGCCTCTTTGTGGCTCGAGAGGACAGTCCTAGTGACGAGCTATCCTCTGCCAGGAATATTACGATGGTTTCCAGTAACTTCGAGTAAAACATACCTTGTCAGTCCATTGCAGAATGCTATTGAAACAATGGAAGCGACAAACAAGGATCTGAGGGACCTCATTATTCAATATAG AGCCGACAGTACCTTAACTCTGAATCCCCTAAGCATGAAACTGAATGGAGTACTAGATCCAGCGGTGATGGGAGGTGTCGACAACTACGAGAAGGCTTTTCTTAATCCCGAATACAGGGATTCCCATGCCGATCATAGTTCGGAACTATTGAAACTCGAGAGTCTTATAGCCGAGCAAATTCCCTTACTTGGCATAGGTCTGGAATTACACAAGGCCAGAGCACCAACTGAACTGGGACCTTTCCACCAGAAATTAGACCAGTGTTTTTCAGCTATGCGCGCCCACGTTGAGGGAAAATATGGAAAGAGA ACATGTGATCTCCAAATTGAGACTATGACTCAGTCGGTAACAATGAGAAGACACCAAACTTTGAAAGGAGAAAATCATCGACTATCCGAAGCAAGTGTTGTCAGCAACGA TGGCGGAACTCGCTCCAGAGTATGTTCACTTACGAAATCACAAGTTCCAACACTCAAGTCATTCACATCGTTCAATTTTAACAACAGTTCACCAAACTCTGGTACCACGAACGTCAGTCTAACAAG aaaTACCTCAATTCGTTCCAACATCTTATCCTCGGCATCGCTCAAAGCATTGGCTAATTCAAATTCTGGATTAAGCAAGAAAAAAGATACGAAACGAAGAAGTTCCCGCAAGAGTGATTCGGCCGTCTCGCACAAGACCGATCAACCAACCAGTCAATGGTATACGATGCCTGATCTAGCTCAGACGCCTCCAACGAGTCTGCCTTCCTCCAATTCACAATCAACTATAACAACTGTTTTTGAGCTGAGGCAAGAG CTGACACCCAAACGACCGCTAAGATCTGAGGTAGAAAAAGAACGCAGAATGAGTAACCGCTGGTCTGGCCAGTCCCATCAGTATCTAAGAAACACCGGCAACGGATTGGATCCTAGCGGATTAGGCAAAGGCAACAGAGACAGTGTAGGAACTACGGACAGTACAGCTTCTGAGGACGATCCTCCACCACCGTTACCAATAAAAACACGCGAGGCTGATTATTGCAATTTACCCGACGACACGCTTATACGCAATAACAAATCCGAAATCACAAGCAATTCCAATCGGCAAAATAGTCAGAGAATTAGATGCAAACCTCCTGCGCCTCCGGAACCAATTGTTAATCAATCGACTCCGCCCACTCCGCCACCTAAACCTAAACGGCCTGCGCACAGTATCCAAACAGTTGTGCTTTCGATGATGAGCACAGACATCAGCACCACCGACGATTCGTCAACCGCGTGA